A stretch of Chloroflexaceae bacterium DNA encodes these proteins:
- a CDS encoding DUF3253 domain-containing protein — MQSFSPDEYAVLQALARLQPGATACPGAVSRALRPAVPTPERMAWMRAVCAALCERGLLRITQRGVAVGCTGYRGPIRVALTPAGRAALGLSDEV; from the coding sequence ATGCAGTCCTTCTCTCCAGACGAATACGCCGTGCTGCAGGCGCTGGCACGCCTGCAGCCGGGAGCGACGGCGTGCCCGGGCGCTGTCAGCCGCGCGCTGCGGCCCGCGGTTCCCACGCCCGAACGTATGGCCTGGATGCGCGCCGTGTGCGCCGCTCTCTGCGAACGGGGCCTGTTGCGCATCACCCAGCGCGGAGTCGCCGTGGGTTGCACGGGGTATCGCGGCCCGATCCGGGTGGCGCTGACCCCGGCCGGGCGCGCGGCCCTGGGACTGTCTGATGAAGTTTAA
- a CDS encoding iron-containing alcohol dehydrogenase encodes MRFEFATAGRIIFGAGAAREAGTLAAALGRRALVVGSRSPERLVPLLETLRAAGVATTTFAVAGEPTVETATAGAALARAEGCDLVVAMGGGSALDAGKAIAALAANPGDPLDYLEVVGRGQPLAAPPLPCIAIPTTAGTGSEVTRNAVLGVPAERVKVSLRSPLMLPRVALVDPELTYGLPAALTASTGMDALTQCLEPFVSPAATPLTDGPCREGLARAARSLRRACREPGDRQAREDMAIASLCGGLALANARLGAVHGFAAALGGMYAAPHGAICARLLGPVMASNIAALRQRAPQSPALARYTEAARLLTGEAAATPEQGAAWAAALADELGIPRLAAYGITAGDFPAIVARASRASSMQGNPITLTDEELTAILHAAL; translated from the coding sequence ATGAGGTTCGAGTTCGCTACCGCAGGGCGCATCATCTTCGGCGCGGGAGCGGCGCGCGAGGCGGGAACACTCGCCGCGGCCCTGGGCCGCCGGGCGCTGGTGGTAGGCAGCCGCTCGCCGGAGCGCCTGGTGCCGCTGCTGGAGACGCTACGCGCCGCGGGGGTCGCTACGACCACTTTTGCGGTCGCCGGCGAGCCGACGGTGGAGACGGCGACGGCGGGCGCGGCCCTGGCCCGCGCCGAGGGCTGCGATCTGGTCGTGGCGATGGGCGGCGGCAGCGCCCTCGACGCCGGCAAAGCCATCGCCGCGCTCGCCGCTAACCCGGGTGACCCGCTCGACTATCTGGAGGTAGTGGGGCGCGGGCAACCGCTGGCGGCGCCGCCGCTGCCCTGTATCGCCATCCCGACCACTGCCGGCACGGGTTCGGAAGTGACGCGCAACGCCGTGCTGGGCGTACCCGCGGAGCGGGTCAAGGTCAGTCTGCGCAGCCCGCTGATGCTGCCGCGGGTGGCGCTGGTGGACCCGGAGTTGACCTATGGCCTGCCCGCGGCGCTGACGGCCAGCACGGGCATGGACGCCCTGACCCAGTGCCTGGAGCCGTTTGTCAGTCCGGCGGCCACCCCGCTTACCGACGGGCCGTGCCGCGAGGGGCTGGCGCGGGCGGCGCGCAGCCTGCGCCGCGCCTGTCGCGAACCCGGGGACCGGCAGGCGCGCGAAGATATGGCCATTGCCAGTCTCTGCGGCGGCCTGGCGCTGGCCAACGCGCGACTGGGTGCGGTCCACGGATTTGCCGCGGCGCTGGGGGGCATGTACGCGGCTCCGCACGGGGCGATCTGCGCGCGGCTGCTCGGCCCGGTGATGGCGAGCAACATCGCCGCGCTGCGGCAGCGCGCCCCGCAGTCGCCTGCGCTGGCGCGCTACACCGAGGCGGCCCGCCTGTTGACCGGCGAAGCCGCGGCTACGCCGGAGCAGGGCGCGGCGTGGGCCGCCGCCCTCGCCGACGAGCTGGGCATCCCGCGTCTGGCCGCCTATGGCATCACCGCGGGCGACTTCCCCGCGATTGTGGCCCGTGCCAGCCGGGCGAGCAGCATGCAGGGCAACCCCATCACCCTGACCGACGAGGAACTGACGGCGATTCTGCACGCCGCGTTGTGA
- a CDS encoding antibiotic biosynthesis monooxygenase: protein MQIVHVHVHVKPEYVEAFRAATLENARNSVQEPGVVRFDVIQQEDDPTRFILVEIYRDDEAPAAHKATAHYAVWRDTVAEMMAEPRSSVRYRAVFPEPAAWELPR from the coding sequence ATGCAGATCGTGCACGTGCATGTCCACGTAAAGCCCGAATACGTCGAGGCGTTTCGCGCGGCGACGCTTGAGAACGCGCGCAACAGTGTGCAGGAGCCGGGCGTGGTGCGGTTCGATGTCATCCAGCAAGAGGATGATCCGACTCGTTTTATCCTGGTCGAGATCTACCGCGATGACGAGGCCCCGGCGGCCCACAAGGCCACGGCGCACTATGCCGTCTGGCGCGACACGGTGGCCGAAATGATGGCCGAGCCGCGCAGCAGTGTGCGCTACCGCGCGGTGTTCCCCGAACCTGCCGCGTGGGAGTTGCCGCGATGA
- a CDS encoding protein kinase has protein sequence MTDLLGQLVGNYQLEALLAIGPTGPTYSARHVQLRRLCTVKVFDPGLTADPAVRARLLESLQRVAGLRHPNLLTVYDLGEVQGRVFVASEAPAGGTLRSLLQQLRGTRARLTIARALDLARQCAEGLDHAHRAGIVHGALRPEALRLSSVGEEATLKVGDLGIAPVLPVEATAMPAYLTPEQARSGPPDARSDVYGLGTLLYELLIGVPPFNLSDLDRATEKHLRARPVPPRVVRPEIPAALETIVLRCLAKAPEERFAHAGDLAEALRQVAGAPASTAPPPPAPEPLLSSLLETPPPPPSVPAGPLVSLTPERERIELTPGRPTVVAAQIHHRGPGVERFSLSLEGVPAEWISAVDPPVELGPDARARLTLLITAPTDHRHAAGEYPALLRARAATAPEREATARIVCSVRPFVAPHIVITPERASGRMEGEYSLTIRNDGNTEATFALSADDPRRLLAYEFVQESVRLAPGQSARVPLTVLAPRRLFGGPETLRFSVFAESEEASPVEARAEFTRVPLLPLWAPLAAAGLIALALLAGLLLNNPPGGNPPPPATATIAPSPQPGAPQIAYFTVKPEVVAPGEPVTVAWDVRGAERVQIDQFGDVPPLGERSFRPERTTDFRLVARAGDKETVAIVRVLVAEATPTPEPTAIPTEAPSPAPAPSPTLAATATPVGTATPAAPTPTLAPAPGSIALLDLAPAARWTTSAGPITFGAPQGNPEAGGWADIARVIRLEDGSLAPAALLTFPPLAPEAAGDGRTFIEARFDLPQIQAGQFFLAVIGFSREARGPALDVLVTFNNELLYEGSVLPDGALTAISADMAPFVGQEGDLVLRVSAEQGAAQALYWVKPRIDRP, from the coding sequence ATGACCGACCTGCTTGGCCAGCTTGTGGGCAACTACCAGCTCGAAGCGCTTCTCGCCATCGGCCCCACAGGACCAACCTATTCCGCCCGTCACGTGCAACTGCGGCGGCTCTGCACGGTCAAGGTGTTTGACCCGGGGCTGACCGCCGACCCTGCGGTGCGCGCGCGGCTGCTGGAGAGCCTGCAGCGCGTCGCGGGGCTCCGTCACCCCAATCTGCTCACGGTGTATGACCTGGGCGAGGTGCAGGGGCGAGTCTTCGTCGCCAGCGAGGCGCCCGCAGGCGGAACCCTGCGCAGCCTGCTCCAGCAGTTGCGCGGCACGCGCGCCCGTCTGACCATTGCCCGCGCCCTGGACCTGGCCCGCCAGTGCGCAGAGGGATTGGACCATGCCCATCGCGCCGGCATCGTTCACGGCGCGCTGCGCCCCGAGGCGCTGCGGTTGAGCAGCGTCGGCGAAGAGGCGACGCTCAAGGTGGGCGACCTGGGCATCGCCCCGGTGTTGCCAGTCGAGGCCACCGCCATGCCTGCCTACCTGACCCCCGAACAGGCCCGGAGCGGCCCGCCCGACGCCCGCAGCGACGTATACGGTCTGGGGACGCTGTTGTACGAATTGCTGATCGGGGTTCCCCCCTTCAACCTGAGCGACCTGGATCGGGCTACAGAGAAACACCTGCGCGCCCGCCCCGTGCCACCGCGTGTGGTGCGCCCGGAGATCCCCGCTGCACTCGAAACGATAGTGCTGCGTTGTCTGGCCAAGGCGCCCGAAGAGCGGTTCGCTCATGCTGGCGATCTGGCCGAGGCCCTGCGCCAGGTAGCGGGCGCCCCGGCGTCCACGGCGCCACCGCCGCCCGCGCCGGAACCGCTCCTTAGCAGCTTGCTAGAGACCCCGCCGCCTCCGCCTTCCGTTCCCGCCGGGCCGCTCGTCAGCCTGACCCCCGAACGCGAACGTATCGAACTGACCCCCGGGCGGCCCACGGTCGTCGCGGCGCAGATCCACCATCGCGGCCCCGGCGTCGAGCGCTTCAGCCTGAGCCTGGAGGGCGTGCCCGCCGAGTGGATCAGCGCCGTCGATCCGCCGGTTGAACTCGGCCCCGACGCCCGGGCGCGCCTGACGCTGCTCATCACCGCGCCCACCGACCACCGCCACGCTGCCGGCGAGTACCCGGCGCTGCTCCGCGCCCGCGCGGCGACCGCGCCGGAGCGTGAGGCCACGGCGCGCATCGTCTGCTCGGTGCGGCCCTTCGTCGCCCCGCATATCGTCATTACCCCCGAACGGGCCAGCGGGCGCATGGAGGGCGAGTACAGCCTGACCATCCGCAACGACGGGAACACCGAGGCGACGTTTGCGCTGAGCGCCGACGATCCCCGGCGCCTGCTGGCCTATGAGTTCGTGCAGGAGAGCGTGCGCCTGGCCCCCGGCCAGAGCGCCAGGGTGCCGCTTACCGTCCTGGCCCCGCGGCGGCTCTTCGGCGGCCCCGAAACCCTGCGTTTCAGCGTCTTCGCCGAGAGCGAGGAGGCCAGCCCGGTGGAGGCGCGGGCCGAGTTCACCCGCGTGCCGTTGCTGCCCCTCTGGGCGCCACTGGCCGCTGCCGGCCTGATCGCCCTGGCCCTGCTTGCGGGCCTGCTGCTCAACAACCCGCCCGGCGGCAACCCGCCCCCGCCCGCCACGGCCACCATTGCTCCCTCGCCGCAACCCGGCGCCCCGCAGATCGCCTATTTCACCGTCAAACCGGAGGTGGTAGCGCCAGGCGAGCCGGTAACCGTCGCCTGGGACGTGCGCGGGGCCGAGCGGGTGCAGATTGACCAGTTCGGCGACGTTCCCCCGCTCGGCGAACGCTCCTTCCGCCCCGAGCGCACCACCGACTTCCGCCTCGTCGCCCGCGCTGGCGACAAAGAGACCGTCGCCATCGTCCGCGTCCTGGTGGCCGAGGCCACCCCTACGCCCGAACCGACGGCCATCCCCACAGAGGCGCCATCTCCTGCTCCGGCGCCTTCGCCTACGCTTGCCGCGACGGCTACCCCGGTCGGAACGGCCACCCCGGCGGCCCCGACGCCCACCCTGGCCCCCGCGCCCGGCTCCATCGCGCTGCTCGACCTTGCCCCCGCCGCCCGCTGGACGACCAGCGCCGGCCCCATCACCTTCGGCGCGCCGCAGGGCAACCCCGAAGCGGGCGGCTGGGCCGACATCGCCAGGGTGATCCGCCTCGAAGACGGCAGCCTGGCCCCCGCCGCGCTGCTGACCTTCCCGCCGCTGGCGCCGGAGGCCGCGGGCGACGGCAGGACCTTTATCGAGGCGCGCTTCGACCTGCCGCAGATCCAGGCAGGCCAGTTCTTCCTCGCCGTCATCGGCTTCTCCAGGGAGGCCCGCGGGCCGGCGCTGGACGTGCTGGTCACCTTTAACAACGAGCTCCTCTACGAGGGGAGCGTGCTGCCCGACGGCGCCCTGACGGCCATCAGCGCCGACATGGCGCCCTTCGTGGGCCAGGAGGGGGACCTGGTGCTGCGCGTCAGCGCCGAGCAGGGCGCGGCGCAGGCCCTCTACTGGGTGAAGCCGCGCATTGATCGGCCGTGA